One stretch of Mycolicibacterium fallax DNA includes these proteins:
- a CDS encoding M15 family metallopeptidase, with product MSRISRAAATAGSALATAAAGALAVVALAGPASVPAPASATAAIRLVDNTGALTPFDTADPSVGRLDPALLSAIQQAAAAAATEGIAMTVTSGWRTPEFQQQLLDDAIATYGSYAAARQYVQTPEHSRHVTGQAVDIGGYGANQWLIDNGARFGLCRIYANEMWHFELATDAAGRCPALLPNAAA from the coding sequence ATGTCCCGGATCAGCCGCGCCGCCGCAACCGCGGGAAGCGCCCTGGCGACCGCCGCCGCCGGCGCACTGGCCGTCGTCGCGCTGGCCGGGCCCGCGTCGGTCCCGGCGCCGGCCTCCGCGACCGCGGCGATCCGGCTGGTCGACAACACCGGCGCGCTGACCCCGTTCGACACCGCCGACCCCAGCGTCGGCCGGCTCGACCCGGCGCTGCTGTCGGCGATCCAGCAGGCCGCGGCCGCCGCGGCCACCGAGGGTATCGCCATGACCGTCACCTCCGGCTGGCGGACACCGGAGTTCCAGCAGCAACTGCTCGACGACGCGATCGCGACCTACGGCAGTTACGCCGCGGCCCGCCAGTACGTGCAGACCCCCGAGCATTCCCGGCACGTCACCGGCCAGGCCGTCGACATCGGCGGCTACGGCGCGAACCAGTGGCTGATCGACAACGGCGCCCGGTTCGGGTTGTGCCGGATCTACGCCAACGAGATGTGGCACTTTGAGCTGGCCACCGATGCCGCGGGCCGGTGCCCGGCGCTGCTGCCCAACGCTGCCGCCTGA
- the whiB1 gene encoding transcriptional regulator WhiB1 has translation MDWRHKAVCRDEDPELFFPVGNSGPALAQIADAKLVCNRCPVTTECLTWALESGQDAGVWGGMSEDERRALKRRNARTKARTGV, from the coding sequence ATGGATTGGCGGCATAAGGCAGTCTGTCGTGACGAGGATCCGGAACTGTTCTTCCCGGTGGGGAACAGCGGGCCGGCGCTCGCCCAGATCGCCGACGCGAAGCTGGTCTGCAACCGCTGCCCGGTGACCACCGAGTGCCTGACCTGGGCGCTGGAGTCCGGCCAGGACGCCGGGGTGTGGGGCGGCATGAGCGAGGACGAGCGTCGCGCGCTCAAGCGTCGCAATGCCCGCACCAAGGCGCGCACCGGCGTGTAG
- a CDS encoding biotin/lipoyl-binding carrier protein, which produces MAEDVLAEIVATVLEVLVREGDPVNTGDTLVLLESMKMEIPVLAEVAGTVTAVHVAAGDQIQAGHLIAVID; this is translated from the coding sequence ATGGCCGAGGACGTGCTCGCCGAGATCGTGGCAACCGTGCTTGAAGTGCTGGTCCGCGAGGGCGACCCGGTCAATACCGGCGACACCCTGGTGCTGCTGGAGTCGATGAAGATGGAGATCCCGGTGCTCGCCGAGGTCGCCGGCACGGTGACGGCGGTGCACGTCGCCGCGGGTGACCAGATTCAGGCCGGTCACCTCATCGCCGTCATCGACTAG
- a CDS encoding diacylglycerol/lipid kinase family protein has translation MRAVLIVNPNATSTTPAGRDLLAHALESRTRLTVAHTGHRGHAIEIAQQAVEDNIDVVIAHGGDGTVNEVVNGLLGKPGRLPLGQLPAVAVVPGGSANVFARSLGIPADPVEATNLLVDLIDAHVAAGGGDWRRVGLMDCGERWGVFTAGMGVDGEIVAAVEAHRKDRQKGVSAGRYIRVAVPALLRSTRREPQLTLHLPDREPISGVHFAFVSNSSPWTFANARPIYTNPDCRFETGLGVFATTSMSAWRNLWLARRMWSKRADIKGPHLIRDDDVASVKITAATPIAAQIDGDYIGERESMTFVSVPRALSVVAPPPQPTDQR, from the coding sequence GTGCGCGCCGTGCTGATCGTCAACCCCAACGCCACCTCCACCACCCCGGCGGGCCGCGACCTGCTCGCGCATGCGCTGGAGAGCCGGACGCGGCTGACCGTCGCCCACACCGGCCACCGTGGCCACGCCATCGAGATCGCCCAGCAGGCCGTCGAGGACAACATCGACGTGGTCATCGCGCACGGCGGCGACGGCACCGTCAACGAGGTGGTCAACGGCCTGCTCGGCAAGCCGGGCCGGCTGCCGCTGGGCCAGCTGCCCGCCGTCGCGGTGGTCCCGGGCGGCTCGGCCAACGTGTTCGCCCGCTCGCTGGGCATCCCGGCAGATCCCGTCGAGGCGACCAACCTGCTCGTCGACCTGATCGACGCGCACGTCGCCGCCGGCGGCGGGGACTGGCGCCGGGTCGGCCTCATGGACTGCGGGGAGCGCTGGGGGGTGTTCACCGCCGGGATGGGCGTGGACGGCGAGATCGTCGCGGCCGTCGAGGCGCACCGCAAGGACCGCCAGAAGGGGGTCAGCGCGGGCCGCTACATCCGCGTCGCGGTGCCCGCCCTGCTGCGCAGCACCCGTCGGGAACCGCAGTTGACCCTGCATTTGCCGGACCGCGAGCCGATCAGCGGCGTGCACTTCGCGTTCGTGTCCAACTCCAGCCCGTGGACGTTTGCCAACGCCCGGCCGATCTACACCAACCCGGACTGCCGGTTCGAGACCGGGCTGGGAGTGTTCGCGACGACCAGCATGAGCGCGTGGCGCAATCTGTGGCTGGCCAGGCGGATGTGGTCGAAGCGGGCGGACATCAAGGGCCCGCACCTGATTCGCGACGACGACGTCGCCTCGGTGAAGATCACCGCCGCCACCCCGATCGCCGCCCAGATCGACGGTGATTACATCGGCGAACGCGAATCCATGACCTTCGTCTCGGTGCCCCGGGCCCTGAGTGTGGTGGCACCGCCGCCGCAGCCGACCGACCAGCGCTGA
- a CDS encoding sensor histidine kinase: MSTLGDLLAEHTVLPGSAVDHLHTLVGEWQILADLSFADYLMWVRRDDGPLVCVAQVRPNTASTVLLSDAVGSVATAAELPLVSEAFATGAIVREPDGADAGRTGLDVQAVPVRYDDAVVAVLTHRTALAARRVSSPLERAYLACADDLIDMLSEGTFPNVGDLSMSRSSPRVGDGFLRLDVDGNIEFASPNALSAFHRMGLALELEGQNLLAITRPVISDPFEAQELAAHIRDSISGGASMRMEVDAGGATVLLRTMPLVLHGAAVGAAVLIRDVTEIKRRDRALLSKDATIREIHHRVKNNLQTVAALLRLQARRTNNAEGREALMESVRRVASIAQVHEALSMSVDEEVNLDDVVDRILPMMNDVASVDRPIRINREGSLGVLDADRATALVMVITELVQNAIEHAYGPDDRVGTVTIRSERSARSLDVVVRDDGRGIPDGFSLEKSDRLGLQIVQTLVSAELGGTLSVREVAEGGTDVLLSVPLGRRARLGQ; this comes from the coding sequence GTGTCCACCCTCGGTGACCTGCTCGCCGAGCACACCGTCCTGCCGGGCAGCGCGGTCGATCACCTGCACACCCTGGTCGGGGAGTGGCAGATCCTGGCCGACCTGTCCTTCGCCGACTACCTGATGTGGGTGCGCCGCGACGACGGCCCGCTGGTGTGCGTCGCGCAGGTCCGGCCCAACACCGCCTCCACCGTGCTGCTCAGCGATGCGGTCGGCTCGGTCGCCACCGCCGCGGAGCTGCCGCTGGTCAGCGAGGCCTTCGCGACCGGCGCCATCGTGCGCGAGCCCGACGGCGCCGACGCCGGCCGCACCGGCCTGGACGTCCAGGCGGTCCCGGTCCGCTACGACGACGCCGTCGTCGCCGTGCTGACCCATCGCACCGCGCTGGCCGCCCGCCGGGTCTCCTCTCCGCTGGAGCGGGCCTACCTGGCTTGCGCCGACGACCTGATCGACATGCTCTCGGAGGGCACCTTCCCCAACGTCGGGGACCTGTCCATGTCGCGGTCCTCGCCGCGGGTGGGCGACGGCTTCCTCCGCCTCGACGTCGACGGCAACATCGAGTTCGCCAGCCCCAACGCGCTGTCGGCGTTTCACCGGATGGGGCTGGCGCTGGAGTTGGAGGGGCAGAACCTGCTGGCCATCACCCGGCCGGTGATCTCCGACCCGTTCGAGGCCCAGGAGTTGGCCGCGCACATCCGCGATTCGATCTCCGGCGGGGCGAGCATGCGGATGGAGGTCGATGCCGGCGGGGCCACCGTGCTGCTGCGGACCATGCCGCTGGTGCTGCACGGCGCGGCGGTCGGAGCGGCGGTGCTGATCCGCGACGTCACCGAGATCAAGCGTCGCGACCGGGCGCTGCTGAGCAAGGACGCCACCATCCGGGAGATTCACCACCGGGTGAAGAACAACCTGCAGACCGTCGCCGCGCTGCTGCGGTTGCAGGCCCGTCGCACCAACAACGCCGAGGGCCGCGAGGCGCTGATGGAATCGGTGCGCCGGGTCGCCTCTATCGCCCAGGTGCATGAGGCGCTGTCGATGTCGGTCGACGAGGAGGTCAACCTTGATGACGTCGTCGACCGGATCCTGCCGATGATGAACGACGTGGCCTCCGTCGACCGGCCGATCCGGATCAACCGGGAGGGCTCCCTCGGGGTGCTCGACGCGGACCGGGCGACCGCGCTGGTGATGGTGATCACCGAACTGGTGCAGAACGCCATCGAGCACGCCTACGGCCCCGACGACCGGGTCGGCACCGTCACCATCCGTTCCGAGCGCTCGGCGCGCTCGCTGGACGTGGTGGTCCGCGACGACGGCCGCGGCATCCCGGACGGGTTCAGCCTGGAGAAGTCCGACCGGCTCGGGCTGCAGATCGTGCAGACCCTGGTCTCCGCCGAGCTCGGCGGCACGCTGAGCGTGCGCGAGGTCGCCGAGGGCGGCACCGACGTGCTGCTGAGCGTTCCGCTGGGCCGGCGCGCCCGATTGGGTCAATAG
- the aroQ gene encoding type II 3-dehydroquinate dehydratase codes for MTERRLLLLNGPNLNLLGTRQPEIYGAGTLAEIVDRVRAVAAEHGLEIRAVQSNHEGELVDAIQAARADCAGIIINPAAYSHTSVAIADALAAVELPVAEVHLSNIARREAFRHHSYVSAVADTVISGAGPLGYEFAVRYLAERLAG; via the coding sequence GTGACCGAACGGCGCCTGCTTCTGCTCAACGGACCGAACCTCAACCTGCTCGGCACCCGGCAACCCGAGATCTACGGCGCCGGCACGCTCGCCGAGATCGTCGACCGGGTCCGCGCGGTGGCCGCCGAGCACGGCCTGGAGATCCGCGCCGTGCAGAGCAACCACGAGGGCGAGCTCGTCGACGCGATTCAGGCCGCCCGCGCCGACTGCGCCGGCATCATCATCAACCCGGCCGCCTACAGCCACACCTCCGTCGCGATCGCCGACGCGCTGGCGGCCGTCGAGCTGCCCGTCGCCGAGGTGCACCTGTCCAACATCGCCCGCCGCGAGGCGTTCCGGCACCACTCCTATGTTTCCGCGGTCGCCGACACGGTGATCTCCGGCGCCGGCCCGCTGGGCTACGAGTTCGCGGTGCGCTACCTCGCCGAACGGCTCGCCGGATGA